A portion of the Salvelinus fontinalis isolate EN_2023a chromosome 32, ASM2944872v1, whole genome shotgun sequence genome contains these proteins:
- the LOC129830754 gene encoding transmembrane protein 196, giving the protein MCSSRKILWSLLLLSVLEVGLGVTSIVLGAVGLSRVSRVSRVREEHKPQQGDASPLWSGLCFLICGMCGVLCARKRTGLIMILFSACCICGLIGGILNFQFVRALSRRPDSLRSLHLAAMTIACLGISSCTLSTWLTCRLASSEQQRMFLEREHSLHHSHEMAEKDSYTHGSFEILDSSNGIPQISYNANTTSP; this is encoded by the exons ATGTGCTCCAGCCGGAAGATCCTGTGGAGCCTGCTGCTGCTGTCAGTGTTGGAGGTGGGTCTGGGAGTGACCAGTATCGTCCTGGGAGCCGTGGGGCTCAGCCGGGTCAGCCGGGTCAGCCGGGTCAGGGAGGAACACAAACCACAGCAAGGAGACGCTTCACCCCTCTGGAGCGGCCTGTGT TTTCTCATCTGTGGGATGTGTGGAGTCCTGTGTGCTAGGAAGAGGACTGGACTCATC atgATTCTGTTCTCAGCTTGCTGTATCTGTGGTCTGATTGGAGGGATTCTCAACTTCCAGTTCGTTAGGGCGTTGTCACGACGACCGGACTCTCTTCGTTCCCTACACCTAGCAGCCATGACTATTGCCTGCCTGG GTATCTCTTCCTGTACTCTCTCAACCTGGTTGACCTGTCGTCTGGCCAGTTCAGAACAACAGAGGATGTTTCTGGAGAGAGAACACTCACTGCATCACTCACACGAGATGGCTGAGAAGGATTCATACACACACGGATCTTTT GAGATCCTTGACTCCAGCAATGGGATTCCCCAGATCTCCTACAATGCTAACACCACATCTCCTTGA